Proteins encoded within one genomic window of Halocatena marina:
- a CDS encoding Lrp/AsnC family transcriptional regulator, translating to MTNKCDDLDRRIIDALLRDGRATILAVAEQTAIPATTVQKRLSQLHENGVISGYESRIDYSQFGYELTAIFKLDLNGDATERFVNELREEPHIISIYEVTGKFDLLAIGKYTDTVSMNEQIKSILTDTTIRTGDTSIVLDTVLEGKPVDLIGEIR from the coding sequence ATGACAAATAAATGTGATGATCTCGACAGACGTATCATAGATGCGTTGTTACGCGACGGTCGAGCAACGATCCTTGCTGTCGCAGAGCAGACTGCTATTCCAGCGACGACCGTCCAAAAGCGGCTGAGTCAACTGCACGAGAACGGTGTCATCAGCGGCTACGAATCTCGAATCGACTACTCACAGTTCGGCTACGAACTGACCGCGATCTTCAAGCTCGACCTGAACGGCGATGCGACCGAGCGGTTCGTGAATGAGCTCCGAGAAGAACCGCACATCATCAGTATCTATGAGGTCACTGGTAAGTTTGACCTCCTTGCAATCGGGAAATACACCGACACTGTATCGATGAATGAGCAGATCAAATCGATACTGACGGACACTACAATTCGGACAGGAGATACCAGCATCGTCCTCGATACAGTGCTGGAGGGTAAGCCGGTCGATTTGATCGGCGAGATCCGCTAG